In one Babylonia areolata isolate BAREFJ2019XMU chromosome 12, ASM4173473v1, whole genome shotgun sequence genomic region, the following are encoded:
- the LOC143288398 gene encoding protein HGH1 homolog: protein MGDNLEADLLELLNPSTRADVRGVAVQQVLGMTGSKEGCAFITQHGKLLECLLQLLADKNPHIAKEAVKIMTNLTAEESAALALLQPSLELSMTEAMTRLLEQCLDPATTDTSLCCVLTNLTRVADCARFVARVVMESEEERGGLAKFVQRLGDLYNKKSPSFSAVSTVLMNLTQVPCVRRGLMVPPDRLLMQLLPIISVSSSLSACKAIIGTVQNCCFEYDFHDWLLGEGVDLLPRLLLPLAGPEEFDEDDMEKLPLDLQYLPDTKERERDPEVRNMLIKSIHKLCSTKVGRRFVKEKNTYVVLRELHKWEKNEENGESIHNVIDILISDEPEAGMEDLHSVKIPSHVEEKFEQGS, encoded by the exons aTGGGAGACAACCTGGAAGCGGATCTCCTTGAACTGTTGAACCCTTCAACCCGGGCAGACGTTCGGGGGGTGGCCGTTCAGCAGGTGCTGGGCATGACAGGCAGCAAGGAAGGGTGTGCGTTCATCACTCAGCACGGCAAACTCCTGGAGTGCCTGCTTCAGCTGCTGGCCGACAAGAACCCTCACATTGCCAAGGAAGCAGTCAAAATCATGACCAACCTGACGGCGGAGGAGAGTGCCGCGCTCGCTTTGCTGCAGCCGTCACTGGAGCTGTCGATGACAGAAGCGATGACACGTTTGTTGGAGCAGTGCCTGGACCCGGCGACGACGGACACGTCGCTGTGCTGTGTCCTGACCAACCTGACCCGGGTGGCCGACTGTGCCAG gtttGTGGCCCGTGTGGTGATGGAGTCAGAGGAGGAGCGTGGAGGGTTGGCCAAGTTCGTTCAGAGGCTGGGGGACCTGTACAACAAGAAGAGCCCCTCATTCAGCGCCGTGTCCACCGTGCTGATGAACCTCACGCAGGTGCCATGCGTGCGCCGAGGGTTGATGGTGCCGCCCGATCGGCTGCTCATGCAGCTGCTGCCCATCATCTCCGTGTCCAGCTCTCTGTCCGCCTGCAAAGCCATTATCGGCACAGTTCAGAACTGCTGTTTTGAGTACG ATTTCCATGATTGGCTTCTCGGTGAGGGGGTGGATTTGTTGCCACGGCTTCTGTTGCCGTTAGCTGGCCCCGAGGAGTTTGACGAGGATGACATGGAGAAACTGCCTCTGGATCTGCAGTACCTCCCAGACACCAAGGAGAGGGAGCGTGACCCTGAAGTGCGAAACATGCTGATAAAGTCAATacacaag cTGTGCAGTACGAAGGTGGGGAGGAGGTTCGTGAAGGAGAAGAACACGTACGTGGTACTGCGGGAGCTCCACAAGTGGGAGAAGAACGAGGAGAACGGGGAGAGCATTCACAACGTGATCGACATTTTGATCAGCGATGAGCCAGAGGCAGGCATGGAGGATTTGCACAGCGTGAAGATCCCTTCACATGTGGAGGAGAAGTTTGAGCAGGGGAGCTag